Proteins encoded by one window of Blautia argi:
- a CDS encoding RnfABCDGE type electron transport complex subunit G, whose amino-acid sequence MKKNTILKDALVLTLITLAAGGLLGLVYEVTKDPIAQQAEKEKQEAYKAVFQDADSFEVCVEAEDAEIAAYLSENGFQAQSVNEVMEAKDASGETIGYAINMTTSEGYGGDISFSMGVTLEGTLNGISILDINETAGLGMNATKEEFKGQFADKQAESFEVTKTGAAAENEINAISGATITSKAVTGGVNAGLCAFEYVKEGE is encoded by the coding sequence ATGAAAAAGAACACCATTTTAAAAGATGCCCTGGTACTGACACTGATTACCCTGGCAGCAGGAGGGCTTCTGGGGCTGGTCTATGAGGTGACAAAAGATCCCATTGCCCAGCAGGCAGAAAAAGAAAAACAGGAAGCCTATAAGGCTGTATTTCAAGATGCGGATTCCTTTGAAGTCTGTGTGGAAGCGGAAGATGCAGAGATTGCAGCTTATCTTTCAGAAAATGGTTTCCAGGCGCAGAGCGTCAATGAGGTTATGGAGGCAAAGGACGCTTCCGGAGAAACGATTGGCTATGCTATTAACATGACAACCTCAGAAGGTTACGGCGGCGACATCAGCTTTTCCATGGGTGTGACGCTGGAAGGAACCTTAAATGGCATTTCCATTCTGGATATCAATGAAACAGCCGGTCTTGGTATGAATGCCACAAAAGAGGAATTTAAAGGTCAGTTTGCTGATAAACAGGCCGAGTCCTTTGAGGTGACAAAAACAGGCGCAGCGGCAGAGAATGAAATCAATGCCATAAGCGGCGCGACCATTACCTCAAAAGCTGTAACAGGTGGAGTTAATGCAGGACTTTGCGCTTTTGAATATGTAAAGGAGGGAGAATAA
- the rsxC gene encoding electron transport complex subunit RsxC produces the protein MAFLTFKGGVHPYDGKELSKEKPVREYLPGKELVYPLSQHIGAPAQPIVKKGDHVLAGQKIAEMGGFVSAPVHASVSGVVKEIKKVRNNVGAMVDAIVIENDEKYETVTFSPASSLEALTKEEIVSRIKEGGVVGMGGAGFPTHVKLSPKEPDKIEYVLVNGAECEPYLTSDYRRILEQPEWIIKGLKCILKLFDNAKGYICIEDNKPDCIAKISELVKEEPRIEVSTLKTKYPQGAERCLIAAVSGREINSSMLPADAGCVVDNVDTVCAVYRAVMKGEPVMDRIVTITGDAVAEPCNLKARTGTSFAELLEAAGGLKGSAEKIISGGPMMGFAMFDYHVPVVKTSSALLCMTKDEVSANEPTACINCGRCVTACPARLIPSRLATYSEHGQEELFVKYHGMECVECGCCSFACPAKRPLTQSMRSMRKMVLANRRKPK, from the coding sequence ATGGCGTTTTTAACCTTTAAGGGTGGTGTTCACCCTTACGATGGAAAAGAACTGTCCAAAGAAAAGCCTGTTCGGGAATATCTCCCCGGCAAAGAGTTGGTATATCCACTTTCTCAACACATCGGCGCACCGGCGCAGCCGATTGTAAAGAAAGGAGATCATGTACTGGCAGGCCAGAAAATTGCAGAAATGGGAGGCTTTGTTTCTGCACCTGTTCATGCTTCTGTATCAGGAGTTGTGAAGGAAATTAAAAAAGTCAGAAATAATGTAGGCGCTATGGTAGATGCCATTGTGATTGAAAACGATGAAAAATACGAAACCGTTACATTTTCCCCAGCCTCATCTCTGGAGGCTCTTACAAAGGAAGAGATTGTATCCAGAATCAAGGAGGGCGGTGTAGTTGGTATGGGAGGCGCAGGCTTTCCTACCCATGTAAAGCTTTCTCCAAAAGAACCGGATAAGATTGAATATGTGCTGGTAAACGGTGCAGAATGTGAGCCTTATCTGACTTCTGACTATCGCCGTATATTAGAGCAGCCGGAATGGATTATCAAAGGGCTGAAGTGTATTTTAAAGTTGTTTGACAATGCAAAGGGCTATATCTGTATTGAAGATAACAAGCCTGACTGTATTGCAAAAATCAGCGAATTGGTAAAAGAGGAACCAAGGATTGAGGTCAGTACCTTAAAAACCAAATATCCTCAGGGCGCAGAGCGATGCCTGATTGCGGCAGTCAGCGGAAGAGAAATCAATTCTTCCATGCTTCCTGCAGATGCTGGCTGCGTAGTAGATAACGTAGATACCGTCTGTGCGGTTTACCGGGCTGTTATGAAGGGTGAGCCTGTTATGGACCGAATTGTCACCATAACAGGAGATGCAGTGGCAGAGCCGTGTAATTTAAAGGCGCGCACAGGTACGTCTTTTGCTGAGCTTTTAGAAGCAGCCGGAGGACTGAAGGGTTCTGCAGAAAAGATTATTTCCGGCGGTCCTATGATGGGGTTTGCCATGTTTGATTATCATGTGCCTGTAGTAAAGACTTCCTCTGCTCTTTTGTGCATGACAAAGGACGAGGTTTCTGCCAATGAGCCTACAGCGTGCATTAACTGCGGAAGATGCGTCACAGCCTGTCCGGCGCGGTTGATTCCGTCCAGACTGGCAACTTATTCAGAGCATGGACAGGAGGAACTGTTTGTAAAATATCATGGTATGGAGTGTGTGGAGTGCGGCTGCTGCAGCTTTGCCTGTCCGGCAAAACGTCCGCTGACCCAGTCTATGCGTTCCATGAGAAAAATGGTTCTGGCTAACCGCAGAAAACCCAAGTAG
- the rsxE gene encoding electron transport complex subunit RsxE: protein MKANSAGERLYNGIIKENPTFVLVLGMCPTLAVTTAAINGIGMGLTTTVVLALSNLFISLLRNVIPDKVRMPAYIVIVASFVTMVQLLLQGFIPALYDALGIYIPLIVVNCIILGRAESYASKNGPVSSIFDGIGMGLGFTLSITILAAFRELIGAGTVFGFQVMPSAYEPATIFILAPGAFFVLAFLAAIRAKMQDKKPKEEQKPVHCMEGGCASCGNEGCSGKFYDNRVKK from the coding sequence ATGAAAGCAAATTCAGCAGGTGAGCGTCTTTACAACGGTATCATCAAAGAAAACCCGACTTTCGTTCTGGTGCTGGGTATGTGTCCTACGCTGGCAGTTACCACAGCGGCTATAAACGGAATCGGCATGGGGCTTACCACCACTGTGGTGCTGGCTCTTTCTAACCTTTTCATTTCACTCCTGAGAAATGTGATTCCTGACAAGGTGCGTATGCCGGCCTATATTGTAATTGTTGCATCTTTTGTAACCATGGTGCAGCTTCTTTTACAGGGCTTTATTCCTGCCCTTTACGATGCCCTCGGAATTTATATTCCTCTGATTGTAGTAAACTGTATTATTCTGGGAAGAGCGGAATCCTATGCTTCCAAAAACGGTCCGGTTTCCTCTATTTTTGACGGGATCGGTATGGGACTTGGATTTACTCTGTCCATTACCATTTTAGCAGCTTTTCGTGAACTTATTGGGGCAGGAACTGTATTTGGATTTCAGGTGATGCCTTCTGCCTATGAACCGGCGACCATCTTTATTTTAGCGCCTGGCGCATTCTTTGTACTGGCATTTCTGGCAGCAATCCGTGCAAAAATGCAGGATAAAAAGCCAAAAGAAGAGCAGAAACCGGTACATTGTATGGAGGGCGGCTGTGCTTCCTGTGGAAATGAAGGCTGCAGCGGAAAATTTTATGACAATCGGGTGAAAAAGTAA
- a CDS encoding RnfABCDGE type electron transport complex subunit B: protein MITGIIIAAVLVGGVGLFIGLFLGVAGKKFAVEVDEKEVQVREELPGNNCGGCGYPGCDGLAAAIAKGEAPVNACPVGGPAAAAKIAAIMGQEAGEAVRMTAFVKCAGDCEKAGKSYEYTGVQDCKMAALMQNGGSKTCSYGCLGYGSCVKACAFDAIHIVNGIAVVDKEKCKACGKCVTECPKKLIELIPYNQKQAVSCNSKDKGKAVMNACQVGCIGCKKCEKECPKGAITVVDNVAHIDSEKCVNCGICKKTCPRNIIK from the coding sequence ATGATAACAGGTATTATCATTGCGGCAGTCCTGGTAGGGGGCGTAGGTCTTTTTATCGGACTTTTCCTGGGAGTTGCCGGAAAGAAATTTGCAGTAGAAGTAGATGAAAAGGAAGTACAGGTAAGAGAAGAACTGCCGGGAAATAACTGCGGCGGCTGCGGTTATCCGGGCTGTGACGGTCTGGCGGCAGCCATTGCCAAGGGTGAGGCTCCAGTGAATGCCTGTCCGGTAGGCGGTCCTGCAGCAGCGGCAAAGATTGCGGCAATTATGGGACAGGAAGCAGGCGAGGCAGTGCGTATGACAGCCTTTGTAAAATGTGCAGGGGATTGTGAAAAGGCAGGAAAGAGCTATGAATATACAGGAGTGCAGGATTGTAAAATGGCGGCGCTTATGCAGAACGGAGGTTCCAAAACCTGTTCATACGGCTGTCTGGGTTATGGTTCCTGTGTAAAAGCATGTGCTTTTGACGCCATTCATATTGTAAATGGCATTGCTGTGGTAGACAAAGAAAAATGTAAAGCCTGCGGCAAATGTGTGACAGAGTGTCCGAAAAAGCTCATTGAGCTGATTCCTTATAATCAGAAACAGGCAGTGTCCTGTAATTCTAAGGATAAAGGAAAAGCAGTGATGAATGCATGTCAGGTGGGCTGCATTGGCTGTAAGAAATGCGAAAAGGAATGCCCAAAGGGGGCTATTACCGTAGTGGACAATGTGGCACATATTGACTCTGAAAAATGTGTGAACTGCGGTATCTGCAAAAAGACATGTCCGAGAAATATTATTAAGTAG
- the ruvB gene encoding Holliday junction branch migration DNA helicase RuvB, with amino-acid sequence MEKRIITTDVMEEDLRTEGNLRPQFLADYIGQEKAKSNLKIYIEAAKQRGDALDHVLFYGPPGLGKTTLAGIIANEMGVHMKVTSGPAIEKPGEMAAILNNLQENDVLFVDEIHRLNRQVEEVLYPAMEDYAIDIMIGKGATARSIRLDLPKFTLVGATTRAGLLTAPLRDRFGVVHHLEFYTEEELQTIILHSAKVLGVETDRDGALEMAKRSRGTPRLANRLLKRVRDFAQVKYNGKITKEVADFALDLLEVDKYGLDQTDRLLLTTIIERFSGGPVGLDTLAAAVGEDAGTIEDVYEPYLIKNGFLLRTPRGRAVTELTYHHLGIN; translated from the coding sequence ATGGAAAAGAGAATTATTACAACCGATGTCATGGAAGAAGATTTGCGGACAGAGGGAAATTTGCGCCCTCAGTTTCTGGCTGATTATATTGGACAGGAAAAAGCAAAGAGCAATTTGAAAATTTATATTGAAGCAGCAAAGCAAAGAGGCGATGCCCTGGATCATGTGCTTTTTTACGGACCTCCGGGTCTTGGAAAAACCACACTTGCAGGAATTATTGCCAATGAAATGGGTGTACATATGAAGGTTACCAGTGGACCTGCCATTGAAAAACCGGGAGAAATGGCGGCTATTTTAAATAACCTGCAGGAAAATGATGTGCTGTTTGTAGATGAAATCCACAGGCTGAACCGTCAGGTGGAGGAAGTGCTGTATCCGGCCATGGAAGATTATGCCATTGATATTATGATTGGAAAGGGGGCAACTGCCCGCTCTATTCGCCTGGATTTGCCGAAATTCACCCTGGTAGGGGCAACAACAAGGGCAGGGCTTCTGACCGCGCCCTTGCGGGATCGTTTTGGCGTGGTACACCATCTGGAATTCTATACAGAGGAGGAGCTGCAGACCATTATTCTCCATTCTGCAAAAGTGTTGGGCGTGGAAACAGACAGGGACGGCGCTCTGGAGATGGCAAAGCGCTCCAGAGGAACCCCGCGTCTTGCCAACCGGTTGTTAAAGAGGGTGCGGGATTTTGCACAGGTAAAGTACAACGGGAAAATTACAAAAGAAGTGGCGGATTTTGCCCTGGATTTGCTGGAGGTGGACAAGTATGGCTTAGATCAGACGGACCGTCTGCTTTTAACCACCATTATTGAGAGGTTCTCAGGCGGCCCTGTGGGGCTGGATACTCTGGCCGCAGCAGTGGGAGAGGACGCGGGAACCATTGAAGATGTGTATGAACCTTATCTGATTAAAAACGGTTTTCTGCTGCGGACTCCAAGGGGAAGAGCTGTGACAGAGCTGACGTATCATCATCTGGGAATAAATTAA
- a CDS encoding NusG domain II-containing protein — MKKKDGVLIGGILLLALLCWLVPKGQRFFDKNRQTEVKITVGGEVYGTYSLEDDRIIEIQDTNICEIKDKTVKMTEASCPDHVCIRQGIIDERGETIVCLPNKVVVEIAAKDNAAQGLDAVVK; from the coding sequence ATGAAGAAAAAAGATGGCGTTTTGATAGGTGGAATTTTGCTTCTTGCCCTTCTTTGCTGGCTGGTGCCAAAGGGACAGCGCTTTTTTGATAAGAACAGACAAACAGAAGTTAAAATTACCGTAGGCGGAGAGGTGTACGGCACCTATTCCTTAGAAGACGACAGGATTATTGAGATTCAGGATACCAATATCTGTGAAATCAAAGATAAAACGGTGAAGATGACAGAGGCAAGCTGCCCGGATCATGTGTGTATTCGCCAGGGAATTATTGATGAGCGAGGAGAAACTATTGTGTGTCTGCCCAATAAGGTGGTTGTAGAGATTGCAGCAAAGGACAACGCTGCACAGGGGCTTGACGCTGTTGTAAAATAA
- a CDS encoding RnfABCDGE type electron transport complex subunit D: MSDLLHVSSSPHVRSKVDTSSIMLTVFLALMPAALVGIYNFGPNALLLILISIAVSVATEAVYEKIVHKKLTIKDFSAAVTGLLLALNLPPNAPWWIPVIGSVFAILIVKQLFGGLGQNFMNPALAARCFLLISFTGRMTNFAVPDNAWGNVTDTVSGATPLAALKAGESVDWVSLFFGNVQGTIGETSALAILIGAAILLVRGIIDLRIPLTYIGTFAVFVLLFGGHGLDLNYLLCHLFGGGLMLGAWFMATDYVTTPITKRGQLVYGVCLGIFTGLFRIFGGSAEGVSYAIIFCNLLVPLIERFTMPAAFGMGGKKA, encoded by the coding sequence ATGAGTGACTTGTTACATGTTTCATCTTCCCCTCATGTAAGGTCGAAGGTGGATACCAGCAGCATTATGCTGACTGTATTTCTGGCATTGATGCCAGCAGCATTGGTGGGAATTTATAATTTTGGACCAAATGCTCTTTTGCTGATTCTGATATCTATTGCCGTATCCGTGGCAACAGAAGCAGTTTATGAAAAAATTGTACATAAGAAACTGACAATCAAAGACTTCAGTGCAGCCGTTACCGGTCTTTTGCTGGCTCTGAACCTGCCTCCAAATGCCCCATGGTGGATTCCGGTTATCGGCAGTGTGTTTGCAATTTTAATTGTAAAGCAGCTTTTCGGCGGTCTGGGACAGAATTTTATGAACCCTGCTTTAGCTGCCAGATGTTTTCTTTTGATTTCTTTTACAGGAAGAATGACAAATTTCGCTGTGCCGGACAACGCATGGGGAAATGTTACGGATACGGTATCCGGTGCAACTCCTCTGGCAGCATTAAAGGCAGGCGAGAGCGTGGACTGGGTAAGCCTGTTTTTCGGTAATGTGCAGGGAACCATTGGGGAAACCTCAGCCCTTGCAATTCTAATCGGTGCAGCCATTCTTCTGGTAAGAGGCATTATTGATCTGCGGATTCCGCTGACTTATATCGGTACCTTTGCCGTATTTGTTCTTTTGTTTGGAGGACATGGACTGGATTTGAATTATCTGCTTTGCCATCTCTTTGGCGGCGGTCTGATGCTGGGTGCATGGTTTATGGCAACCGATTATGTAACGACACCGATTACCAAAAGAGGACAGCTTGTATACGGTGTCTGTCTTGGTATTTTTACCGGACTTTTCCGTATTTTCGGCGGTTCTGCAGAGGGTGTTTCCTATGCCATTATTTTCTGTAACCTGTTAGTGCCGTTAATTGAACGTTTTACAATGCCGGCAGCTTTCGGAATGGGAGGGAAAAAAGCATGA
- a CDS encoding cell division protein ZapA: MAVKNTTQVLIGGKIITLSGYESEEYLQKVANYMNNKMTELGQIPGYSRQAQETRHTLLSLNIADDYFKAKRQAEMFEEELEAKDREMYDLKHDLINGQVELERLQKDGEEKTVEISSLQAKIEELEQELDELLKE; this comes from the coding sequence ATGGCAGTGAAGAATACAACCCAGGTACTGATTGGCGGTAAAATCATTACCTTGAGCGGTTATGAGAGCGAAGAATACCTGCAAAAGGTTGCAAATTATATGAACAATAAAATGACTGAGTTGGGTCAGATTCCGGGATACAGCAGACAGGCGCAGGAAACCAGACATACGCTTTTAAGCCTGAACATTGCAGACGACTATTTCAAGGCAAAAAGACAGGCCGAGATGTTTGAGGAAGAGTTGGAAGCAAAGGATCGGGAAATGTATGACTTAAAACATGATCTGATTAACGGTCAGGTGGAGCTTGAACGGCTACAGAAGGACGGAGAGGAAAAAACTGTGGAAATAAGTTCTTTGCAGGCAAAGATAGAGGAGCTGGAACAGGAGCTGGACGAGCTTTTAAAAGAATAA
- the ruvA gene encoding Holliday junction branch migration protein RuvA — protein MIAYIKGTVEEILEDRIILEAQNMGYNIFMPMASVDSVLYAGKEAKIYTYLNVREDAMQLFGFLTRDDLNTFKLLLSVNGIGPKAALGILSGLSADELRFAVLADDVKTISKAPGIGKKTAQKLILELKDKLDLQEAFQLKSQHVQEADSDLADLSDMRKEAVEALAALGYSGADALRAVKKVELTADMNVEALLKAALKNMF, from the coding sequence ATGATAGCATATATAAAAGGTACAGTAGAGGAAATTTTAGAGGACAGAATTATTTTGGAAGCTCAGAACATGGGGTATAATATTTTTATGCCCATGGCAAGTGTGGATTCTGTTCTGTATGCAGGCAAGGAAGCAAAAATATATACTTATTTAAATGTAAGGGAAGATGCCATGCAGCTTTTTGGATTTCTTACAAGAGATGATTTGAATACCTTTAAGCTGCTTTTAAGTGTAAACGGTATTGGTCCTAAAGCAGCCCTTGGAATCCTCTCCGGGCTATCTGCAGACGAGCTGCGCTTTGCAGTGCTGGCAGATGATGTAAAGACCATATCCAAGGCTCCGGGTATTGGAAAAAAGACAGCGCAGAAGCTGATTCTGGAGTTGAAGGACAAGCTGGATCTGCAGGAAGCATTCCAGTTAAAGAGTCAGCATGTACAGGAGGCGGACAGCGACCTGGCAGATTTGTCTGATATGAGAAAGGAGGCCGTAGAGGCGCTTGCCGCTCTCGGTTATTCCGGGGCAGATGCCCTGCGGGCAGTAAAAAAGGTGGAGCTTACAGCAGATATGAATGTAGAGGCGCTTTTGAAGGCAGCTTTAAAAAACATGTTCTAA
- a CDS encoding Gx transporter family protein, translating to MAALAIIFGYVEMLLPVFVTIPGMKLGLANLVTVFVLYTYRTKEAAIISLIRIVVIGFLFANLFSILYSLAGAALSLLCMAGAKRFLGFSVVGVSILGGVTHNLGQLIVAALVVENGNVFYYFPALLISGLVTGALIGIVAGEILKRTAGRKHV from the coding sequence ATGGCAGCCCTTGCCATTATTTTCGGATATGTAGAAATGCTTTTGCCTGTGTTTGTCACAATCCCGGGCATGAAGTTGGGACTGGCAAACCTGGTAACGGTCTTTGTGCTGTATACTTACAGAACAAAAGAGGCGGCTATTATTTCTCTTATCCGTATTGTGGTTATTGGGTTTCTTTTTGCCAACCTGTTTTCGATTTTGTACAGTCTGGCAGGGGCAGCGCTGAGCCTTTTGTGTATGGCAGGAGCAAAGCGCTTTCTCGGATTTTCTGTGGTAGGCGTCAGTATTTTAGGAGGCGTGACACATAATCTGGGGCAATTGATTGTAGCTGCTCTTGTGGTAGAAAATGGAAACGTATTTTACTATTTTCCGGCGCTTCTGATTTCCGGTCTGGTAACTGGAGCCCTTATCGGAATTGTGGCAGGGGAAATCTTAAAGAGAACAGCAGGAAGGAAGCATGTATGA
- a CDS encoding U32 family peptidase: protein MRAELLAPAGSYEGLQAVIQAGADAVYIGGTMFGARAYAKNPEKEEMLEAIDYAHVHGKQIYLTVNTLLKNQELYGELYDFLAPYYEQGVDAVIVQDLGVLSFIKREFPNLELHASTQMAITGPKSAGLLKEAGVSRIVTARELSLKEIRCIYEETGVEIESFVHGALCYCYSGMCLFSSLLGGRSGNRGRCAQPCRLPYTALEKGNRISRQEQSYLLSPKDMCTIDILPEILEARVYSLKIEGRMKKPEYAAGVTAIYRKYLDLYLKGNRAYEVEQADRQELLDLYQRDGFHKGYYYTHNGGEMIASFNEKEQNRKQNKVGKRNEVLFERLKKQYLDTKKQEKINGNLILFADTPAILDLDFQDVHVQVQGDVVEKAQKRPLLAERVRQQMEKTGQTPFVFDTLEILTDEAGFLPMQSLNELRRRGLSKLQQQYLTRYRREHLKRKGTEEPFEKRVKEQKTEPLKLYVSVEEKKQWQTALKQKEVTGIYCSMSMLEQNRFLQDALLLAEETHRAGKEIYLTLPYMLREGKMDGMEPAIKELAQKTEGFLARNLEELGYLKELGLLEKTVTDFSVYSFNNEAEAFLENLKVKRTTMPLELNGSEIRHRYHENSEMIVYGFYPMMVSAQCVKKTCGRCDRKSGEVQLKDRYGQEFTTKCFCDFCYNVIYNSIPTGLLEEAEQIKNLNFPAVRMNFTKETPERMRELLEVFAEAYLTEGKNRKKKDTEKLSGFTKGHFKRGVE from the coding sequence ATGAGAGCAGAATTATTAGCGCCGGCAGGCTCTTATGAGGGGCTGCAGGCTGTGATACAGGCAGGGGCTGATGCTGTGTATATTGGCGGAACTATGTTCGGCGCCCGTGCCTATGCCAAAAATCCTGAAAAAGAGGAGATGCTGGAGGCCATTGATTATGCCCACGTGCATGGAAAGCAGATTTACCTTACCGTGAATACGCTTTTGAAAAATCAGGAGCTGTATGGAGAGTTGTACGACTTTCTGGCGCCTTATTATGAGCAAGGTGTGGACGCAGTGATTGTACAGGACTTGGGTGTGCTTTCCTTTATAAAGAGAGAATTTCCCAATCTGGAACTTCATGCCAGTACGCAGATGGCAATTACAGGTCCAAAGAGTGCCGGACTGTTAAAGGAAGCCGGAGTTTCCAGGATTGTTACGGCAAGGGAGCTTTCTTTAAAGGAAATTCGTTGTATTTATGAGGAAACCGGGGTGGAGATAGAGAGCTTTGTCCATGGCGCTCTTTGTTACTGTTATTCCGGTATGTGTCTTTTCAGCAGCCTGCTGGGCGGCAGAAGCGGAAACAGGGGACGGTGCGCCCAGCCCTGCCGCCTGCCCTATACGGCTTTAGAGAAGGGAAACCGGATAAGCAGGCAGGAGCAGTCCTATCTTTTAAGCCCAAAGGATATGTGTACCATAGATATTCTGCCGGAAATTCTGGAGGCAAGGGTTTATTCCCTGAAAATTGAGGGCAGAATGAAGAAGCCGGAGTATGCAGCAGGGGTAACTGCCATATACCGGAAATACCTGGATTTGTATTTAAAAGGAAACCGTGCTTATGAGGTAGAACAGGCAGACAGGCAGGAACTTCTGGATTTGTATCAAAGAGATGGGTTTCATAAGGGGTATTATTATACCCACAATGGTGGGGAAATGATTGCCTCCTTTAACGAAAAGGAGCAGAATCGCAAACAGAATAAGGTGGGAAAGCGAAACGAGGTTCTTTTTGAAAGACTGAAAAAGCAATATCTGGACACAAAAAAACAAGAAAAAATTAATGGAAATTTAATCCTGTTTGCAGATACACCTGCTATACTGGATTTAGATTTTCAAGATGTCCATGTGCAGGTGCAGGGCGATGTGGTAGAAAAGGCGCAGAAACGGCCTTTACTTGCTGAACGGGTACGCCAGCAGATGGAAAAGACAGGACAGACGCCCTTTGTATTTGATACACTGGAGATTCTCACAGACGAAGCGGGCTTTCTGCCCATGCAGAGTCTGAATGAACTAAGACGCAGGGGGCTTTCTAAGCTGCAGCAGCAGTATCTGACCCGATATCGAAGAGAACATCTAAAGAGAAAAGGGACAGAGGAGCCTTTTGAAAAAAGAGTAAAAGAACAAAAAACAGAGCCTCTTAAGCTGTATGTGTCTGTAGAAGAAAAGAAGCAGTGGCAGACTGCCCTGAAACAGAAGGAAGTAACGGGAATCTACTGCAGCATGTCCATGCTTGAACAAAATCGTTTCCTACAGGACGCCCTTCTTCTGGCAGAGGAAACCCACAGGGCAGGAAAAGAAATTTATCTGACGCTTCCTTATATGCTTCGGGAAGGAAAAATGGACGGTATGGAACCTGCAATAAAAGAGCTTGCACAAAAAACAGAAGGATTTCTGGCGAGAAATCTGGAAGAGCTGGGATATTTAAAGGAGCTGGGACTTTTGGAAAAGACAGTTACAGATTTCTCGGTATACAGCTTTAATAATGAAGCAGAGGCTTTTCTTGAAAATCTGAAGGTAAAGAGAACCACCATGCCTTTGGAGTTAAATGGCAGTGAAATCCGCCACAGGTATCATGAAAACAGTGAAATGATTGTGTACGGCTTTTATCCCATGATGGTTTCTGCCCAGTGTGTGAAAAAGACCTGCGGGCGCTGCGACCGTAAATCAGGGGAAGTGCAGTTAAAGGACAGATACGGACAGGAGTTTACAACAAAGTGCTTCTGTGATTTCTGCTACAATGTGATTTACAACAGTATTCCCACAGGGCTTCTGGAAGAAGCAGAGCAGATTAAAAATCTGAATTTTCCGGCAGTGCGTATGAATTTTACAAAAGAAACACCGGAGCGTATGCGGGAGCTTTTGGAAGTATTTGCAGAGGCGTATCTGACAGAGGGAAAAAACAGGAAAAAGAAAGACACGGAGAAACTGTCCGGATTCACAAAGGGACATTTTAAACGTGGCGTAGAGTAG
- the rsxA gene encoding electron transport complex subunit RsxA encodes MKELLIIAVGAAVVNNVVLSQFLGLCPFFGVSKKIETAAGMGGAVIFVITLSSLVTSLIYQFILTPLHMEYMQTIVFILVIAALVQFVEMFLKKSMPALYQSLGVYLPLITTNCAVLGVAVINVQKSYNVLQGTVNGFATALGFTIAIVLMAGLREKMEYNDVPKYFQGFPMVLLTAGLMAIAFFGFSGII; translated from the coding sequence ATGAAAGAATTACTTATTATAGCAGTAGGAGCAGCCGTGGTAAACAATGTTGTTCTGAGCCAGTTCCTCGGTCTTTGCCCCTTCTTCGGCGTATCTAAGAAGATTGAAACAGCGGCAGGTATGGGAGGCGCGGTTATTTTCGTTATTACCCTGTCTTCACTGGTAACCAGTCTGATTTATCAGTTTATTTTAACGCCGCTTCATATGGAGTATATGCAGACCATTGTGTTTATTCTGGTTATTGCAGCTCTGGTACAGTTTGTGGAAATGTTTTTAAAGAAGTCTATGCCTGCGCTCTATCAGAGCCTGGGTGTATACCTTCCTCTGATTACTACAAACTGTGCAGTTTTAGGTGTTGCTGTTATTAATGTACAGAAATCCTACAACGTATTGCAGGGAACCGTAAATGGTTTTGCAACAGCTCTTGGCTTTACCATTGCCATTGTGCTTATGGCGGGTCTTCGTGAAAAAATGGAATACAACGATGTTCCGAAATATTTCCAGGGCTTTCCTATGGTACTTCTGACAGCAGGTTTAATGGCCATTGCGTTTTTCGGTTTTTCAGGAATTATATAA